The Sediminispirochaeta smaragdinae DSM 11293 genome has a segment encoding these proteins:
- the putP gene encoding sodium/proline symporter PutP, with amino-acid sequence MISYATLVTFFVYFVFLMAVGIYFYRRTSNLEDYLLGGRGMGSWVTALSAQASDMSGWLLMGLPGAVYLWGINQSWIAIGLGIGTFFNWLLVAPRLRMYTGKLHSMTLSGFLGERFGDPTGLIRIISALITLLFFTIYASSGLVAAGKLFVAMFGMHYAIAVIVGAVVMILYTFLGGFLAVCWTDLFQGLLMFIAIIVVPIVGLQHAGGMSAIGRSIVEKGLSTSLFTSGSGIAGIVAIISTMAWGLGYFGQPHILARFMGIKSIKELPKSMTIAMIWVVVSLTGAVIVGLIGTAVVPGLSGGNEEKVFILMIDGLFNPWLGGVLLAAILAAIMSTIDSQLLVSSSALTEDFYKHIIRKEASDKELIWVGRICVLIIALIALFLALNPNSTVLGLVSYAWGGFGAAFGPAVLMALFSRKTGWQSILGGIVVGTVVLVIWKNLGLGSVMYEIVPGFLANFLTVFLLNFKFGQQNERILSEFDEVEQSIAKA; translated from the coding sequence GTGATCAGTTATGCTACGTTAGTTACTTTTTTTGTTTATTTTGTCTTTCTGATGGCCGTAGGAATCTATTTTTATCGGCGCACCAGTAACCTTGAAGATTATTTGCTCGGAGGCCGTGGAATGGGGAGCTGGGTCACTGCCCTCTCTGCCCAGGCCAGCGATATGAGCGGATGGCTCCTTATGGGGCTTCCGGGGGCTGTCTATTTGTGGGGAATCAATCAGAGCTGGATTGCCATCGGATTGGGAATCGGGACATTTTTTAACTGGTTACTGGTTGCTCCTCGCCTGCGTATGTATACCGGGAAGCTTCATTCCATGACCCTGTCTGGTTTCCTTGGTGAGCGTTTTGGAGACCCTACCGGCCTTATCAGGATTATTTCAGCCCTTATCACCCTGCTATTTTTCACTATCTATGCCTCTTCCGGTCTTGTCGCGGCGGGAAAGTTGTTTGTCGCCATGTTCGGGATGCACTATGCCATTGCCGTTATTGTAGGGGCCGTTGTTATGATTTTATATACCTTTTTGGGGGGATTTCTCGCCGTTTGCTGGACCGATCTTTTTCAGGGCCTTTTGATGTTTATAGCGATCATCGTTGTCCCCATTGTCGGCTTGCAACATGCGGGAGGGATGTCGGCAATCGGCCGGTCGATTGTCGAAAAGGGACTTTCAACTTCGCTTTTTACCTCCGGTTCCGGTATCGCCGGAATCGTCGCGATTATTTCCACCATGGCCTGGGGGCTCGGTTATTTTGGTCAGCCGCATATTCTTGCCCGGTTTATGGGGATCAAGTCGATAAAGGAGCTCCCCAAGTCTATGACGATAGCAATGATATGGGTAGTGGTATCTCTGACCGGAGCGGTGATTGTCGGACTTATCGGTACGGCCGTGGTACCGGGCTTAAGCGGGGGGAATGAAGAAAAGGTATTTATCCTCATGATCGATGGGCTCTTTAATCCCTGGCTTGGAGGAGTGCTTCTTGCTGCCATTCTGGCTGCGATTATGTCTACAATTGATTCACAGCTCCTCGTTTCCTCTTCTGCCCTTACCGAGGATTTTTATAAACACATCATTAGGAAAGAGGCCTCTGACAAAGAGCTTATCTGGGTTGGAAGAATTTGTGTGCTGATTATCGCTCTCATTGCCTTATTCCTTGCCCTTAATCCCAATTCGACGGTCTTAGGGCTTGTCTCATACGCATGGGGCGGCTTCGGTGCAGCCTTCGGTCCTGCCGTTCTGATGGCGCTTTTTTCCAGGAAAACCGGGTGGCAGTCGATTCTCGGCGGTATCGTCGTCGGGACCGTTGTGCTGGTCATTTGGAAAAACCTTGGCCTTGGTTCGGTCATGTACGAGATCGTTCCCGGCTTTTTGGCCAATTTTTTGACCGTTTTCCTGCTGAATTTCAAGTTCGGTCAGCAGAATGAGAGAATCCTATCTGAATTCGATGAGGTCGAACAGAGTATTGCAAAAGCATAA
- a CDS encoding AMMECR1 domain-containing protein, producing MQHHKEKFCLIIVFIFLLFLISCMHNDGSQTETTLFFSDRHVDSYQRIQEARDGGRPFTLILLGYHHDAGPGPDYRSSDIDEHSLTSFNWLGGLIETGTVNTIYWVSGHTLLLPNRNARKAWLERKIANDPLELAETKRNAIQLVDWPQLLTIEKEGFSGRLAISLDLDVLTVAPGPDPDLFLEEMLDFIERSNAEIITVALSAAYQPKPEDGWRWFARSYQRLGARWPAILDFGGTNVSAESREEYESWCQWAKQPNFIDFGASFAPGIELWNHAPASVWKAFCQAGTIPGDDAAKRVLEDFDAELSRYQILREEVSPKQLENLSTYAEKSLCDALQASELPRRDQLYIPGKRQRGVAVRFVSGYEDRGCMSFYSGVDDYRKAVQLAALDAAFTDPRYESIQKNELSELEVELSIFGEFIPMEDPMNFIPGVDSLLLDANGERTLLQASLATERNLSRYQFLETLNRKAGFEPEYWKEHDVTVLKAPSMSLRRRLHTDRQKNSW from the coding sequence ATGCAACATCACAAAGAAAAATTTTGCCTTATTATTGTTTTTATATTCCTTTTATTTCTTATTTCCTGTATGCACAACGATGGGTCCCAAACAGAGACAACACTCTTTTTTTCCGACCGTCATGTCGATTCCTATCAAAGAATTCAAGAGGCCAGGGACGGAGGAAGACCATTCACCCTCATTCTCCTGGGCTACCACCATGATGCTGGCCCCGGCCCGGATTACCGCTCTTCAGATATCGATGAACACAGTCTGACCAGTTTCAATTGGCTGGGAGGTCTGATTGAGACCGGTACCGTCAACACCATCTACTGGGTCTCAGGGCATACCCTACTCCTTCCCAACAGAAACGCACGTAAGGCATGGCTGGAACGAAAGATTGCAAACGATCCCCTTGAGCTTGCGGAAACAAAACGCAATGCGATACAGCTTGTCGACTGGCCGCAGCTTCTGACCATCGAAAAAGAAGGTTTTTCCGGCCGCTTGGCAATAAGCCTCGACCTTGATGTCCTCACCGTGGCCCCAGGTCCCGATCCCGATCTCTTTCTCGAAGAGATGCTCGATTTCATCGAACGATCCAATGCCGAGATCATAACCGTCGCCCTTTCGGCAGCCTATCAACCGAAGCCTGAGGATGGGTGGCGATGGTTTGCCAGGAGCTACCAGCGGCTTGGAGCCCGCTGGCCCGCAATTCTTGACTTCGGCGGTACAAATGTGTCTGCCGAAAGCCGGGAAGAGTACGAAAGCTGGTGCCAATGGGCAAAACAGCCGAACTTCATCGACTTTGGTGCCAGCTTTGCACCTGGTATCGAATTGTGGAACCATGCACCAGCTTCGGTATGGAAGGCGTTTTGCCAGGCAGGAACCATTCCGGGAGATGATGCAGCAAAAAGGGTTCTGGAGGATTTCGATGCGGAACTGAGCCGCTACCAAATCCTGCGGGAGGAAGTTTCTCCGAAGCAACTGGAAAATCTAAGTACGTATGCAGAGAAAAGCCTGTGCGACGCTCTTCAGGCGTCGGAACTCCCCAGACGGGATCAACTCTACATTCCGGGGAAACGGCAGCGGGGCGTTGCCGTTCGTTTTGTTTCAGGATACGAAGACCGCGGCTGCATGAGCTTCTACAGCGGTGTGGACGACTACCGGAAAGCCGTCCAACTCGCGGCCCTGGATGCGGCCTTTACCGATCCACGCTACGAGAGCATACAAAAAAACGAGCTTTCCGAACTTGAAGTGGAGCTCTCTATCTTCGGGGAATTTATCCCGATGGAAGATCCTATGAATTTCATTCCAGGAGTCGACAGCCTTCTCCTTGATGCCAACGGAGAACGGACGCTTCTGCAGGCGTCGCTGGCCACGGAGCGGAACCTATCCAGATATCAATTCCTTGAAACCCTAAACAGGAAGGCGGGATTTGAACCGGAGTATTGGAAGGAACATGATGTTACCGTCCTGAAGGCCCCGAGCATGAGTCTTCGTCGGAGGCTTCATACAGATAGGCAAAAAAATAGCTGGTAA
- a CDS encoding DUF3160 domain-containing protein, producing the protein MVNKKKLIMVILVVAGFFVSCTPQNSSSDIEGSEKAEERSLVTETRQISDPPSAPVEAASTGNHIEETAAEGSDVEGRKTVLAALHRNSKLVPAPAHAKYVQDEVDFTTLQDLSEYEQTAVIGSRVALFYPEADLKTSTDLDTLPQGTPLPISTIIPILGRVKNEDRQYYGFFFFQNNYNFFYKTEWEGRPGLVFGADLVGTNSKLNAITSRMYKSPVDFEQFSPFTGFYLLSDAERAKLKSDRIAFQEVSPSEYSLSLSKPDDMISLYMDTAKEKQTPLFITTDLIANGLHLFFDKFLQYSEETYFMPRLDALVDAYIAALKSMTPEPEADDAYAAAYRSVLTYFSIADCLIALAPTTSQGDQEGPPGSQITVYEKKDQEQVLSTYPEEVQSEVSLILAAAGPQISPNFHYNEDYTQYKPRGHYTKNGVLEAYFRTMMWFGRLHMYISTGNDPVIGPAPQDSAEDLSLQHLPMVAIIETITASHQDIYDAWKALFYPVTDLIGASDDLSFKEIMPFFDSLKISDLVVWIDDVNQLKAAIRDANETLKAPLISGNSVFEAPSSEGRKQPLGWRLFGQRFTYDSYIHQQVSPPRLMSRDIVRGLDVMKAFGSESADQFLAASDYPTMVGLEERLDELEAEFDAYPADFWQQTYYNAVLDMIRSQALFEPGSGFFFTETPMWAVKSELSAHGTWAALRHDTILYVKQVYAERAGDGDYNETFRTEPLPQPVHYIEPNRQFFKGARSAVNLIAKSGKTYQLIDEQYERKIASWQQLLERMKQIVDLEYVDEQVSAEDVAWIRTIPQQLVPLVQPPGAGYASYAEDDDALKGAIVADVFTNAEAGTVLEVGLGIPYRIYVCLNDGQGGKRVAVGYTFSYYEFPMPQDKRMTNEEWRAMVYAPDFAAEEHQPFWSRGVNLAIRADQ; encoded by the coding sequence ATGGTGAATAAGAAAAAGCTGATCATGGTGATTCTGGTTGTAGCAGGTTTCTTTGTGTCCTGTACCCCGCAGAACTCCTCTTCTGATATAGAAGGATCTGAAAAGGCGGAAGAACGTTCCCTTGTGACAGAGACCAGGCAAATTTCTGATCCCCCTTCCGCACCTGTCGAGGCTGCATCGACAGGGAATCATATAGAGGAGACCGCAGCAGAAGGATCTGACGTGGAAGGACGGAAAACGGTATTGGCGGCCCTGCATCGCAACAGCAAACTTGTTCCGGCTCCTGCACATGCCAAGTATGTGCAGGACGAGGTTGATTTCACCACGCTTCAGGATCTTTCCGAATACGAACAGACGGCGGTTATCGGCAGCAGGGTCGCCCTTTTCTATCCAGAGGCGGATCTAAAGACCAGTACTGATCTCGATACCCTTCCTCAGGGTACCCCTCTGCCGATATCAACGATTATTCCCATACTCGGTCGTGTCAAAAATGAGGACCGGCAATATTACGGATTTTTCTTTTTTCAGAACAACTACAATTTTTTCTACAAGACCGAATGGGAAGGCAGGCCCGGCCTGGTTTTCGGGGCAGATTTGGTGGGTACGAATAGCAAGCTCAATGCCATAACCTCACGCATGTATAAAAGTCCCGTGGATTTTGAGCAGTTTTCTCCCTTTACCGGTTTTTATCTGCTCAGCGATGCCGAACGGGCAAAACTCAAGAGTGATCGTATCGCGTTTCAAGAGGTTTCGCCGTCCGAGTATTCCCTGAGCCTCTCAAAACCCGATGATATGATCTCCCTTTATATGGATACGGCAAAGGAGAAGCAGACTCCCCTGTTTATCACCACCGATCTCATTGCAAACGGGCTTCACCTTTTCTTTGACAAATTCCTTCAGTACAGTGAAGAAACCTATTTTATGCCCAGGCTTGATGCGTTAGTCGATGCCTACATCGCTGCGCTAAAGTCGATGACACCGGAGCCGGAGGCCGATGATGCCTATGCGGCCGCCTACCGCTCGGTGCTCACCTATTTTAGCATTGCCGACTGTCTTATCGCCCTTGCGCCGACTACCTCTCAAGGGGATCAGGAGGGGCCGCCCGGGAGTCAGATTACTGTGTATGAAAAAAAAGACCAGGAACAGGTGCTCTCGACCTACCCCGAAGAGGTTCAGAGCGAAGTCTCGCTCATTCTTGCAGCCGCCGGCCCGCAGATTTCACCCAATTTCCACTACAATGAGGATTATACCCAGTATAAGCCCCGGGGCCACTACACCAAGAATGGCGTTCTCGAAGCCTATTTCCGAACCATGATGTGGTTCGGCAGGCTACATATGTACATCTCGACAGGAAATGATCCCGTCATAGGTCCGGCCCCTCAGGATAGTGCCGAAGATCTTTCCCTGCAGCATCTTCCCATGGTGGCAATCATCGAGACGATTACTGCCTCCCATCAGGATATCTATGATGCCTGGAAGGCCCTTTTTTATCCCGTAACCGATCTCATCGGGGCCAGTGACGACCTCTCTTTTAAAGAAATCATGCCTTTCTTTGATTCTCTGAAGATTTCCGATCTTGTCGTCTGGATCGATGATGTCAATCAGCTCAAGGCTGCAATCAGAGATGCCAACGAAACCCTGAAGGCTCCCCTTATTTCCGGGAACTCTGTCTTCGAGGCTCCTTCGTCCGAAGGACGAAAGCAGCCTCTCGGTTGGAGACTCTTCGGCCAGCGCTTTACCTATGATTCCTATATTCATCAGCAGGTCTCGCCTCCGAGGCTCATGAGCCGGGATATTGTCAGAGGCCTGGATGTGATGAAGGCCTTCGGATCAGAGAGTGCCGACCAGTTTTTGGCTGCTTCAGACTATCCCACAATGGTAGGACTGGAAGAGCGCCTCGACGAGCTTGAGGCGGAGTTTGACGCATATCCAGCCGATTTTTGGCAGCAGACCTACTATAATGCCGTATTGGACATGATCAGGAGTCAGGCCCTCTTCGAACCGGGTAGCGGCTTCTTCTTTACCGAAACACCGATGTGGGCTGTCAAAAGTGAACTATCGGCACACGGGACCTGGGCAGCCCTGCGTCACGACACCATTTTGTATGTGAAACAGGTGTATGCCGAACGGGCGGGGGATGGTGATTATAATGAGACCTTCCGAACAGAACCCTTGCCCCAGCCTGTGCATTACATTGAACCAAATCGACAGTTTTTTAAAGGAGCACGTTCAGCAGTCAATCTGATTGCAAAAAGCGGAAAGACATATCAGCTTATCGATGAACAATACGAGCGGAAGATAGCATCCTGGCAGCAGCTTTTGGAGCGCATGAAACAGATTGTTGACCTTGAGTATGTCGATGAGCAGGTCTCTGCCGAAGATGTAGCCTGGATCAGAACCATCCCGCAGCAACTGGTCCCCCTTGTTCAGCCTCCAGGGGCCGGCTATGCCTCCTATGCCGAGGATGATGACGCCCTGAAGGGGGCCATTGTGGCCGATGTTTTTACCAATGCCGAAGCGGGTACGGTACTTGAGGTCGGCTTGGGAATACCGTATCGAATCTATGTCTGCCTTAACGACGGACAAGGGGGAAAACGGGTTGCCGTTGGCTACACCTTCAGCTATTACGAGTTTCCTATGCCCCAGGATAAACGGATGACCAACGAAGAGTGGCGGGCGATGGTGTATGCTCCCGACTTTGCGGCTGAAGAGCATCAGCCCTTCTGGAGTCGTGGAGTAAACCTTGCTATCCGGGCTGACCAATGA
- the amrB gene encoding AmmeMemoRadiSam system protein B produces MKKALAAALLFLFGCAAAFPLKSDDFYLSWDLRGEHIPLFGFQPKESSLPADAKPVAGIVSHHLLAGQLIDQWFRTLAGCREVDRFFMLSPRHWDLGSGPYSLTDADWHTASGIVSSDRDMISDLATELGVEIDPEVFVTEHGIGTFMPFIARYFPHATVVAIAYPGEPPVNMPMAEKLWAVMKRALFEKRANGTDKNFLLISTDFAHHGDLETVMKKDQRTRRFLDDPKSDTWIFGGCDNRPGMYILGKMADMLTRPRISVLYHSNSFALSGKDPQDITSYFFAYLYEASDEDSCSGPSGR; encoded by the coding sequence ATGAAAAAAGCTCTGGCGGCGGCTCTCTTGTTTTTGTTCGGCTGTGCCGCTGCCTTCCCACTGAAATCGGATGATTTCTATCTTTCCTGGGACCTTAGGGGGGAACACATCCCTCTGTTTGGCTTCCAGCCCAAAGAGTCGTCACTTCCTGCCGATGCGAAACCTGTCGCCGGCATCGTAAGCCACCACCTGTTGGCAGGGCAGCTTATCGACCAGTGGTTCAGGACTCTTGCCGGATGCCGGGAAGTCGACCGGTTTTTCATGCTCTCTCCCCGGCATTGGGATCTGGGTAGCGGGCCTTATTCCCTTACCGATGCCGACTGGCATACCGCTTCAGGCATTGTTTCTTCGGATCGTGATATGATTTCTGATCTGGCGACCGAATTGGGGGTAGAGATTGATCCAGAGGTCTTTGTTACCGAACACGGTATCGGAACCTTCATGCCGTTTATTGCCAGATATTTTCCGCATGCCACGGTTGTGGCCATAGCCTATCCGGGAGAGCCCCCCGTGAATATGCCCATGGCAGAAAAACTTTGGGCGGTCATGAAGAGGGCGTTGTTCGAAAAAAGGGCAAATGGGACGGATAAGAATTTCCTCCTTATTTCTACGGACTTCGCACACCATGGGGACCTTGAAACGGTGATGAAAAAAGATCAGCGGACGAGGCGATTCCTGGATGATCCGAAAAGCGATACGTGGATTTTTGGCGGCTGTGATAATCGACCTGGCATGTATATCCTCGGGAAGATGGCGGATATGCTGACTCGGCCCAGGATTTCCGTGCTCTATCACAGCAATTCCTTTGCCCTTTCGGGCAAGGACCCTCAGGATATTACCAGCTATTTTTTTGCCTATCTGTATGAAGCCTCCGACGAAGACTCATGCTCGGGGCCTTCAGGACGGTAA